A stretch of Aerococcus christensenii DNA encodes these proteins:
- a CDS encoding hydroxymethylglutaryl-CoA synthase has product MQVGIDRFNFYVPKYYIDLKDLAKARGEDPNKYLIGLGQEEQAVPPLSQDTISLALNAAYPLITEEDRQAIDLVILATETSVDQSKAGAILLHDGLNIQAKARCIEMKEACYSGTFALRTAVEHVTLHPNSKALVVCSDIARYGLKTSGEVTQGAGAVAMIIAAQPSVAVVKDDATYYSVNVNDFWRPNYTRNACVDGHYSNDRYLKALEETWTDYRKTHSRDLKEFKAFCFHLPYTKMGKKGLNQLTKDMAEEDKATYYEYYEASRLYNKRVGNIYTGSLYLSFFSLLENGKNLQAQDKIGMYSYGSGAVGEFYSLELVEGFENYLQPTAHANLLNGRQKLSIAEYENFFEEGLVEDGSLQNIPPHRDEDFFRLDKLEGHCRYYRK; this is encoded by the coding sequence GTGCAAGTAGGAATTGATCGGTTCAATTTTTATGTACCAAAGTATTATATTGATTTAAAAGATTTAGCAAAGGCTAGAGGAGAAGATCCGAATAAATATCTGATTGGTTTGGGTCAAGAAGAACAAGCGGTACCTCCCTTGTCTCAGGATACCATTAGTTTGGCTTTAAATGCCGCTTATCCCTTAATCACAGAAGAGGATCGTCAGGCGATTGACTTGGTTATTTTGGCTACTGAAACAAGTGTCGATCAATCCAAAGCCGGAGCGATTCTTTTGCATGACGGTTTAAACATTCAAGCTAAAGCACGTTGTATAGAAATGAAAGAGGCATGTTATAGCGGAACTTTTGCTTTAAGAACGGCTGTTGAACATGTGACACTTCATCCTAACTCCAAAGCCTTGGTAGTTTGTTCGGATATTGCTCGCTATGGGTTAAAAACTTCAGGGGAAGTCACTCAAGGAGCAGGAGCTGTGGCAATGATTATTGCAGCTCAACCTTCCGTTGCCGTGGTGAAAGACGATGCTACTTATTATAGTGTCAATGTTAATGACTTTTGGCGTCCGAATTATACGAGGAATGCTTGCGTAGATGGTCATTATTCCAACGATCGTTACTTGAAAGCTTTAGAAGAAACATGGACAGATTACCGCAAAACCCATAGCCGAGATTTGAAAGAGTTCAAAGCCTTCTGTTTCCATCTCCCTTATACTAAGATGGGGAAGAAAGGCCTAAATCAATTGACGAAGGATATGGCGGAAGAGGACAAGGCCACTTATTATGAATACTATGAAGCGAGTCGCCTTTACAATAAGCGCGTAGGGAATATTTATACCGGTTCTTTGTATTTGAGCTTCTTTTCTTTATTAGAAAATGGAAAAAATCTTCAAGCCCAAGATAAAATTGGGATGTATAGTTATGGATCAGGCGCAGTAGGTGAGTTTTATTCTTTGGAATTAGTGGAAGGTTTCGAGAATTACCTTCAGCCAACTGCTCATGCTAATCTTCTTAATGGGCGCCAAAAATTAAGTATAGCAGAATATGAAAACTTTTTTGAAGAAGGGTTGGTTGAAGACGGCTCTTTACAAAATATTCCTCCTCACCGAGATGAGGATTTCTTTAGATTGGATAAGTTAGAAGGGCATTGCCGGTATTATAGAAAATAA
- a CDS encoding ABC transporter ATP-binding protein, which yields MTDQNKALLTVKHLKQYFNVGQKNEVKAVDDINFEIYEGETFGLVGESGSGKTTTGRAVMHLYKPTSGEIIFEGNDISKIKSYQEELSFRKDIQMIFQDPYASLNPRMKVEDIIAEGLVIHKIGASDKERKERVRELLKVVGLKPDHVSRYPHEFSGGQRQRIGIARALAVNPKMIIADEPISALDVSIQAQVVNLLQQLQKEYKLTYLFIAHDLSMVKYISDRIGVMYHGKLVELAEADELYYHALHSYTQSLLSAVPQPDPIHERNRHRIPYDHKEFTGEESMHEVSPGHFIYCLDSEVDYYRQLRQA from the coding sequence ATGACTGATCAAAATAAAGCCTTATTAACCGTTAAACATTTAAAACAGTATTTTAATGTTGGTCAAAAGAATGAAGTTAAAGCGGTTGATGATATTAACTTTGAAATTTATGAAGGGGAGACATTCGGTTTAGTTGGAGAATCTGGTTCTGGAAAGACGACAACTGGACGGGCGGTTATGCATCTTTATAAACCCACTTCAGGAGAAATTATTTTTGAAGGAAATGATATTTCTAAAATTAAGAGCTATCAAGAAGAACTCTCTTTTAGAAAAGATATTCAAATGATTTTTCAAGATCCTTACGCTTCTTTAAATCCACGGATGAAAGTAGAAGATATTATTGCGGAAGGATTAGTCATTCATAAAATTGGAGCTAGTGACAAAGAACGCAAAGAGCGTGTGCGTGAACTCTTGAAAGTGGTTGGTTTGAAACCAGATCATGTTTCTCGTTATCCGCATGAATTTTCTGGGGGTCAGAGACAAAGAATTGGGATTGCCCGGGCTTTAGCTGTCAATCCAAAGATGATTATTGCGGACGAACCAATTTCTGCTTTGGATGTTTCTATTCAAGCGCAGGTTGTTAATCTTTTACAACAACTTCAAAAAGAATATAAGTTAACCTATCTCTTTATTGCACATGATTTATCCATGGTTAAATATATTTCTGACCGCATTGGCGTTATGTATCATGGCAAATTAGTAGAATTAGCAGAAGCGGATGAATTGTATTATCACGCGCTTCATTCTTATACTCAAAGTTTACTTTCTGCTGTTCCTCAACCAGACCCTATTCATGAACGCAATCGTCACCGTATTCCTTATGATCATAAAGAGTTTACCGGTGAAGAAAGTATGCATGAAGTTTCTCCTGGGCACTTTATTTACTGCTTAGATAGTGAAGTCGACTATTATCGTCAATTACGTCAAGCTTAA
- a CDS encoding ABC transporter ATP-binding protein, which yields MSENILEVKNLEVGFDTFAGQVQAIRGVSFEVKKGETLAIVGESGSGKSVTVRTIMRLLANNAVYKGGHIIFKGEDLLEKDDKAMQAIRGEDIAMIFQDPMTSLNPVMRIGDQVAEPIRIHQNTSKEEAYKRALELLEQVGIPNAKRRMKDYPHQFSGGQRQRIVIAIALACRPSILIADEPTTALDVTIQAQILDLMKSLQETSQTSIIFITHDLGVVANVADRVAVMYAGKIVEYGTVDEIFYNPQHPYTWGLITSMPTLDTEGELLSIPGTPPDLLDPPKGDAFALRSDYAMAIDYEEEPPMFKVSETHAAATWLLHPDCPAVQAPDEIQRRFEVYKELQSQGATDTHENIGVLDQAHKQAQKKEACHD from the coding sequence ATGAGTGAAAATATCTTAGAAGTAAAAAATTTAGAAGTCGGATTTGATACTTTTGCTGGCCAAGTTCAAGCGATTCGAGGCGTTTCTTTTGAAGTGAAAAAAGGAGAAACTTTAGCTATTGTTGGAGAATCTGGGTCAGGAAAATCTGTGACTGTTCGTACGATTATGCGCCTATTAGCGAATAACGCTGTTTATAAAGGAGGACATATTATCTTTAAAGGAGAAGACCTCCTCGAAAAAGATGATAAGGCAATGCAAGCCATTCGTGGGGAAGATATTGCTATGATTTTCCAAGATCCAATGACTTCTTTGAATCCAGTTATGCGAATTGGAGATCAAGTAGCAGAGCCTATTCGGATCCACCAAAACACCAGCAAAGAAGAAGCTTATAAACGGGCTTTAGAGTTGCTGGAACAAGTAGGTATTCCAAATGCAAAGCGCCGTATGAAAGATTATCCTCATCAATTTTCTGGTGGACAACGGCAGCGTATTGTGATTGCCATTGCTTTGGCTTGTCGTCCATCGATTTTAATAGCTGACGAGCCAACAACCGCTTTAGATGTGACTATTCAAGCACAAATTTTAGATTTAATGAAGAGCTTGCAAGAAACTAGTCAGACGTCAATTATTTTTATTACTCATGATTTAGGAGTAGTAGCTAATGTGGCTGACCGTGTGGCAGTGATGTATGCCGGCAAAATTGTAGAATACGGAACAGTGGATGAAATTTTCTACAATCCACAGCATCCTTATACTTGGGGATTAATTACTTCCATGCCAACGTTGGATACGGAAGGAGAGCTCCTCTCTATTCCAGGAACTCCTCCAGATTTATTAGATCCTCCAAAAGGAGATGCTTTTGCTTTGCGGAGTGATTATGCGATGGCTATTGATTATGAAGAAGAACCTCCGATGTTTAAAGTCTCAGAGACGCATGCGGCAGCGACTTGGTTGCTTCATCCAGACTGTCCAGCAGTACAAGCACCTGATGAAATTCAACGTCGATTTGAAGTGTATAAAGAACTTCAATCACAAGGCGCAACAGATACGCATGAAAATATTGGGGTCTTAGATCAAGCCCATAAACAAGCACAAAAGAAGGAGGCTTGTCATGACTGA
- the opp3C gene encoding oligopeptide ABC transporter permease, with protein sequence MAEKNLAIKAMSADNFKPVSHKNFMDAETISAPSLSFLQDAWRRLTKNKAAIVSLVILVIVTVLALMAPLLAPHDYAAQNAQFANLPPKIPGLEWLSLFDGKTRVAGAAIDAYAHAGVPNGQYFYLGTDALGRDLLSRILYGTRVSLFIGIVAATLNLVIGVPYGIVSGWFGGRVDNLMQRFLEVMSGVPNLVIVILLLLVLKPGIASIIIALAFTEWITMARLVRAETLKIKNAEYVLAARSLGESGFNIAVKHILPNIAGVVIIQTIFSIPAAIFFEAFLSFIGLGIPAPQASLGTLINDGYKTFRFLPHLMWYPAGVLCSVMISFNMLANGLRDALDPKIND encoded by the coding sequence ATGGCTGAAAAAAATCTCGCTATAAAAGCTATGTCAGCGGATAATTTTAAACCAGTGTCCCATAAAAACTTTATGGATGCTGAGACCATTTCTGCACCTTCTCTGAGCTTCCTTCAAGATGCTTGGCGTCGATTAACGAAAAATAAAGCCGCAATTGTATCTTTAGTGATTTTAGTTATTGTAACAGTTTTGGCTTTAATGGCTCCCCTGTTAGCTCCTCATGATTATGCAGCTCAAAACGCTCAATTTGCTAACTTACCTCCTAAAATTCCTGGATTAGAATGGTTATCTTTATTTGATGGAAAAACGAGAGTGGCAGGTGCAGCGATTGATGCTTATGCACACGCTGGAGTGCCGAATGGGCAATATTTCTATTTAGGAACGGATGCTTTAGGAAGAGATCTCTTATCTCGGATTTTATACGGAACGCGCGTTTCTCTCTTTATTGGTATTGTTGCAGCTACTCTTAATTTAGTGATTGGGGTGCCTTACGGAATTGTTTCTGGATGGTTTGGTGGCAGAGTCGATAATTTGATGCAACGTTTTCTAGAAGTTATGTCTGGGGTACCAAATCTTGTTATTGTGATTTTGCTTTTATTAGTATTAAAACCAGGGATTGCTTCCATTATTATTGCTTTAGCTTTTACAGAATGGATCACTATGGCTCGGTTAGTTCGGGCAGAAACCTTAAAAATCAAAAATGCAGAATATGTGTTAGCTGCACGTTCTTTAGGGGAATCGGGTTTTAATATTGCGGTGAAGCATATTTTACCTAATATTGCAGGGGTAGTGATTATCCAAACCATTTTTTCTATTCCAGCAGCGATTTTCTTTGAAGCGTTCTTGAGCTTTATTGGATTAGGAATTCCTGCACCCCAAGCTTCTTTGGGAACATTGATTAATGATGGATACAAGACTTTCAGATTCTTGCCACATCTTATGTGGTATCCAGCTGGAGTTCTTTGTTCAGTGATGATTTCCTTTAATATGTTAGCCAATGGGTTACGGGATGCTTTAGATCCTAAGATAAATGATTAG
- the opp3b gene encoding oligopeptide ABC transporter permease produces the protein MKSYGKFLLRRIFFMILTLFLIATITFFLMKLLPGTPYSNEDKLSPEQIYIMNERYGLNDPIFVQYIRYIFGMVKGDFGISFQFNNTPVSELLGARIWPSIQLGAQALVLGTVIGTVFGVLSAMYRNTWIDSTLTFLSILGQSIPNFVFAVLLQLIFAVKLGWFPIALWDKGFASSILPTIALAISPLANSARFVRTEMVDVLNSDYIELARAKGLSRTAVAFKHGVRNALIPLVTILGPLSVALMTGSMVVENIFAIPGIGEQFVKSITTNDYSTIMGMTMFYSTSLVVILLIVDILYGIIDPRIRVASEGEN, from the coding sequence ATGAAATCTTATGGGAAATTTTTACTTAGAAGAATATTTTTTATGATTCTCACACTATTTCTAATTGCAACGATTACATTTTTCTTGATGAAGTTACTGCCAGGAACCCCTTATTCTAATGAAGATAAATTGTCACCTGAGCAAATTTATATTATGAATGAACGCTATGGCTTAAATGATCCCATTTTTGTTCAATATATTCGGTATATTTTTGGAATGGTCAAAGGGGACTTTGGTATTTCTTTCCAATTTAATAATACGCCTGTTTCCGAATTATTAGGAGCAAGAATTTGGCCATCTATTCAATTAGGGGCGCAAGCCTTAGTTTTAGGGACTGTGATTGGAACAGTTTTTGGTGTTTTGTCTGCTATGTATCGGAATACATGGATAGATTCAACATTAACCTTCTTATCTATTTTAGGGCAATCTATTCCTAACTTTGTGTTTGCTGTGTTATTACAACTTATTTTTGCGGTGAAATTGGGATGGTTTCCAATTGCTTTGTGGGATAAAGGATTTGCTTCTTCTATTCTTCCAACCATTGCTTTAGCTATTTCGCCTTTAGCGAACTCTGCACGATTTGTACGTACGGAGATGGTGGATGTGTTGAATTCTGATTATATTGAATTAGCGCGAGCTAAGGGATTGAGTCGAACAGCGGTGGCTTTCAAGCACGGAGTAAGAAATGCTTTGATTCCTTTGGTAACGATCCTAGGGCCTCTATCTGTTGCCTTGATGACAGGGTCAATGGTTGTTGAAAATATCTTTGCTATTCCGGGAATTGGAGAACAATTCGTTAAGTCAATTACAACAAATGACTATTCGACCATTATGGGAATGACGATGTTTTATTCGACTTCCTTAGTTGTTATTTTATTAATTGTTGATATTTTATACGGTATTATTGATCCACGTATTCGTGTGGCTAGTGAGGGGGAAAATTAG